A stretch of the Pleurodeles waltl isolate 20211129_DDA chromosome 2_1, aPleWal1.hap1.20221129, whole genome shotgun sequence genome encodes the following:
- the SLITRK2 gene encoding SLIT and NTRK-like protein 2 → MLNGVLLLSVLTVAGFLRTESRKSTKDVCKLRCQCEEKENVLNINCENKGFTSVSLLLPPQSRIYQLFLNGNLLGRLYPNEFVNYSNAVTLHLGNNELQEIRTGAFNGLRTLKRLHLNNNKLEALREDTFVGLESLEYLQADYNYISSIEAGSFSKLNRLKVLILNDNLLLSLPNNVFRFVLLTHLDLRGNRLKMLPFAGVLEHIGGIMEIQLEENPWNCTCDLLPLKAWLDTITVFVGEIVCETPFRLHGKDVTQLSKQDLCPRKSSSESNPRGQHPSLSDPRLHRLSPTLNPAMTPTRSPKSSRPPKTRNRPTPRVTIPKDRHIFGPIMVYQTKSPVPLTCPDSCACTSQSSDSGLNVNCQERKISNISDLHPKPTSPKKLYLTGNYLHIVYKNDLLDYSSLDLLHLGNNRIAIIQDGAFSNLTSLRRLYLNGNYLEILYPSMFDGLYSLQYLYLEYNVIKDILPSTFDAFTNLQLLFLNNNLLRSLPDNVFGGTSLTRLNLRNNHFSYLPVKGVLDQLPAFVQIDLQENPWDCTCAILGLKNWIEQSSSTVVVHEVTCDSPAKHAGEHLRFLRKDVICPENSGFSDTTIFHLSHSTEIPFPLSVSPSSYAEIHTEVPLSVLILGLLVVFILSVCFGAGLFVFVLKRRKGVQHVPSSSANNLDLSSFQLQYGSYSTETHEKAEAHVYNYIPPPIGQMCQNPIYMQKEGDPVAYYRNLQDFSYSNLDNKMEDPSSLAYTISTAELLEKQQPNAREHELLYQNITERVKELPSGGMVHYNFCTLPKRHCMPSYESRRQHQDMLNKTILYGTPRKYFTEQCRPEHPLLPGKKLQTEPDYLEVLEKQTAISQL, encoded by the coding sequence ATGCTGAACGGCGTCCTCCTGCTCAGCGTGTTAACAGTGGCTGGGTTCCTGAGGACGGAGAGCCGCAAGAGCACCAAGGACgtgtgcaagctgcgctgccagTGTGAGGAGAAGGAGAACGTGCTGAACATCAACTGCGAGAACAAGGGCTTCACCAGTGTCAGCCTACTCCTCCCCCCACAATCCCGCATCTACCAGCTCTTCCTCAACGGCAACCTGCTCGGCCGCCTCTATCCCAACGAGTTTGTCAACTACTCCAACGCTGTCACTCTGCACCTGGGCAACAACGAGCTGCAGGAGATCCGCACCGGGGCCTTCAATGGCCTGCGCACCCTCAAGAGACTGCACCTGAACAACAACAAGCTGGAGGCACTCCGGGAGGACACCTTTGTGGGACTGGAGAGCCTGGAATACCTACAAGCTGATTATAACTACATCAGTTCCATCGAGGCAGGCTCTTTCAGCAAGCTGAACCGGCTCAAGGTGCTCATCCTCAATGACAACCTGCTGCTGTCCCTCCCTAATAATGTTTTCCGCTTTGTGTTGCTGACTCACCTGGACCTGAGGGGCAACCGGCTTAAGATGCTGCCCTTTGCAGGTGTGCTGGAGCATATTGGGGGCATCATGGAGATCCAGCTGGAAGAGAACCCCTGGAATTGCACCTGTGACCTGCTCCCCCTGAAGGCCTGGCTGGACACCATCACAGTCTTTGTGGGAGAGATTGTCTGTGAAACACCCTTCAGGCTACATGGGAAAGATGTCACCCAGTTGAGCAAGCAGGATCTCTGCCCAAGGAAGAGCTCCAGTGAATCCAACCCAAGGGGCCAACACCCTTCCCTTTCAGACCCAAGACTGCACAGGCTGTCTCCTACACTTAATCCAGCCATGACACCGACCCGATCTCCAAAATCCAGCCGGCCGCCTAAAACTAGGAACCGCCCTACTCCACGGGTCACCATACCCAAAGACAGACACATCTTTGGTCCTATAATGGTGTATCAGACCAAGTCCCCTGTCCCACTCACCTGTCCTGATAGCTGCGCATGCACTTCACAGAGCTCCGACAGTGGGCTGAATGTGAACTGCCAGGAGAGGAAAATCAGCAATATTTCTGACCTTCACCCCAAACCCACAAGTCCAAAGAAACTTTATTTAACAGGTAACTATCTCCACATTGTGTACAAAAATGACCTGCTTGACTACAGTTCTCTGGATTTATTACATTTGGGAAATAATAGAATAGCTATAATACAGGATGGTGCCTTTTCAAACCTAACAAGTTTGCGTAGACTTTATCTAAATGGCAATTACCTTGAAATTCTCTACCCCTCCATGTTTGATGGGCTGTACAGCCTGCAGTATCTATACTTGGAGTACAATGTCATCAAGGATATCTTACCAAGTACATTTGATGCCTTCACTAATCTCCAGCTCTTGTTTCTGAACAACAACCTACTCCGTTCATTACCAGACAATGTGTTTGGAGGCACATCACTTACTAGACTAAACTTGAGGAACAATCATTTTTCCTATCTCCCTGTGAAGGGTGTGCTAGACCAGCTCCCAGCTTTCGTTCAGATAGACCTGCAGGAAAATCCATGGGACTGTACTTGTGCCATTCTAGGGCTGAAGAACTGGATTGAACAATCCAGCTCCACTGTGGTTGTCCACGAGGTGACCTGTGACTCCCCAGCTAAACATGCAGGGGAGCACCTGAGGTTCCTCCGAAAGGATGTCATCTGTCCTGAAAACTCTGGATTCTCAGATACTACAATTTTTCACCTGAGCCACAGCACAGAAATACCCTTCCCTCTCAGTGTCTCACCAAGTTCATATGCAGAAATCCACACTGAGGTCCCCCTCTCAGTCTTAATACTTGGCCTACTTGTTGTCTTCATCTTGTCAGTGTGCTTTGGAGCAGGACTATTTGTGTTTGTTCTGAAGCGACGCAAAGGCGTCCAGCATGTCCCCAGCAGCAGCGCAAACAATTTGGACCTGAgttcttttcagctgcagtatggGTCTTACAGCACAGAAACCCATGAGAAAGCAGAAGCGCACGTGTATAACTATATCCCCCCTCCCATTGGGCAGATGTGCCAAAATCCCATCTACATGCAGAAAGAAGGTGACCCGGTTGCCTACTACAGGAATCTACAGGACTTTAGTTACAGTAACCTTGACAATAAAATGGAGGACCCTTCAAGTTTGGCCTATACAATAAGCACTGCTGAACTACTGGAAAAACAGCAGCCCAATGCTAGGGAGCATGAACTACTCTACCAGAACATCACAGAAAGGGTAAAAGAGCTGCCCAGTGGAGGGATGGTACACTACAACTTCTGCACGCTGCCCAAGAGGCATTGCATGCCCTCATATGAGTCCAGGCGCCAACACCAGGATATGCTCAACAAAACTATTTTATATGGGACACCCAGGAAATATTTTACAGAACAGTGCAGACCGGAGCACCCATTGCTCCCAGGGAAAAAACTACAGACTGAGCCAGATTACCTCGAAGTTCTGGAGAAACAAACTGCAATAAGCCAACTGTAA